A genomic segment from Leptospira yasudae encodes:
- a CDS encoding SDR family NAD(P)-dependent oxidoreductase, whose translation MITGASKGIGLATARSFLREGARVVLLARSQSLLQSISDQLSKEFSISNVIPISADATIPEDLIRVRKKIEETIGGLDILIANVGDGRSSADPLPKSDVFARSWAINFSSAENTVREFLESLEKSEGSILFISSIAGIESIGAPTDYSIAKSALIALSKNLARKLAPKIRVNCVAPGNVYFPGGSWDEKIQKDPERIAKLLEMTVPMKRFGKPEEIADAILFLTSDRANFITGSCLVVDGGQTVSLH comes from the coding sequence TTGATAACGGGTGCAAGTAAAGGAATCGGACTTGCTACCGCTAGGTCTTTTTTAAGGGAAGGGGCTCGTGTGGTGTTGCTCGCGCGATCGCAGTCGTTATTGCAATCGATAAGCGACCAACTTTCAAAAGAATTTTCGATTTCAAATGTGATTCCGATTTCTGCAGACGCTACAATTCCTGAAGATTTGATTCGTGTGCGAAAAAAAATCGAAGAAACGATTGGCGGATTAGACATTCTGATCGCAAACGTCGGAGACGGTCGAAGTTCGGCAGATCCACTTCCTAAGTCCGATGTTTTCGCTCGTTCATGGGCGATCAACTTTTCATCTGCGGAAAATACTGTTAGAGAGTTTCTCGAATCTTTGGAAAAATCTGAAGGCTCCATCCTTTTTATTTCTTCCATCGCGGGAATAGAATCCATCGGTGCTCCGACGGATTATTCCATAGCAAAATCGGCTTTAATCGCATTATCCAAAAATCTTGCACGTAAGTTGGCCCCTAAAATTCGGGTTAACTGCGTGGCGCCGGGGAACGTATATTTTCCCGGAGGAAGCTGGGATGAGAAAATACAAAAGGATCCGGAAAGAATTGCAAAACTTTTGGAAATGACCGTGCCAATGAAACGATTCGGCAAACCGGAAGAAATCGCAGACGCAATTTTGTTTTTAACTTCAGATCGGGCAAATTTTATAACGGGCTCTTGTTTGGTTGTCGATGGGGGGCAAACGGTTAGTTTACATTGA
- a CDS encoding SDR family oxidoreductase, with the protein MDSLFSLKDKVVVITGAAGLLGTKHGEAIASRGGIPVLLDINRSSLEKLTTDLKGRFGIQVHGFQVDITKEEEVQNCSAEVLKIYGKIDGLINNAANNPKIEDSSEKNFSRLENFPTQVWISDLAVGLTGAYLCSKYFGYAISQNENGGSILNISSDLGLIAPDQRLYRKEGLSEDLQPVKPVTYSVVKAGIIGLTRYLATYWADRKVRCNAICPGGVENNQSPEFLKEIASRIPLGRMARPDEYQGLVVFLLSEGSSYINGSIIAADGGRTVW; encoded by the coding sequence ATGGATTCATTATTCAGTTTAAAAGATAAAGTGGTCGTGATCACCGGCGCGGCAGGGTTGCTCGGAACTAAGCATGGGGAAGCGATTGCGAGTAGAGGAGGAATTCCTGTTCTCTTAGATATCAATCGTTCCTCTTTGGAAAAGCTAACAACGGATTTGAAGGGCCGTTTCGGAATCCAAGTTCATGGATTTCAGGTGGACATTACGAAAGAAGAAGAGGTTCAAAATTGTTCCGCCGAAGTTTTAAAAATATACGGAAAGATCGACGGGCTTATCAATAACGCAGCGAACAATCCGAAAATAGAAGATTCCTCTGAGAAAAATTTCTCACGGTTGGAAAATTTTCCGACCCAAGTTTGGATTTCGGATTTGGCGGTCGGTTTAACGGGTGCTTATCTATGTAGTAAGTATTTTGGATACGCCATTTCGCAAAATGAAAATGGCGGAAGTATATTGAATATCTCGTCCGATTTGGGATTGATTGCGCCGGACCAGAGACTCTATCGGAAAGAAGGATTATCCGAAGATCTTCAGCCTGTAAAACCGGTAACGTATTCCGTCGTTAAGGCCGGTATAATCGGACTTACTCGTTACTTGGCGACCTATTGGGCTGATCGAAAAGTTCGCTGTAATGCAATCTGTCCGGGTGGAGTAGAAAATAATCAAAGTCCTGAATTTCTGAAAGAAATCGCATCTCGAATCCCACTAGGTCGTATGGCACGGCCCGATGAATATCAAGGTTTAGTTGTGTTTCTTTTGAGTGAAGGATCAAGCTATATTAATGGATCGATTATTGCAGCCGATGGTGGAAGGACCGTTTGGTGA
- a CDS encoding LIC12162 family transferase encodes MKRTLILTAIEETWPSFDTPVIFLGEWCKIYNRREVWEKYDSQTFSYHWDDRQKFKNDYFKLQNLYEDILLPEITRNLNQIHGIDRSLEFWRIVVGPWLGYFTHIAFDRYETVRSTVGLRETLTFPNLHDFDVDQITPNDSSDFFLLHIIDHWNQYLYEKALEYLVLEIDRKKKCLLSRNQNQKRRKQTVTEKGREVLKDIFYALTSFSISDTEAYFISDYFPGKVSFLLQLKLGQIPRRRRNLELESFKFQKSVRDKWQISDSQPGFEEFIKSLLPLQIPKVYIEGFNLLQVEVTKRNWPKKPRLIFTSNSHIGNDSFKLFVAEKKREGTPLVLSQHGGFFGIGELSFLEDHEKRIADRYLTWGWADSDQSNVYPTGCNKLTSFTKVKTDKDGDAILVLNGIPRYSYYMYSIPQAGQHLLYMEDQWKFVGGLTHEIRQKLSVRLYPQDYGWCQELRWLERFPELDYMNKSISLEKVIDKYRIYIATYNATTYLESFYRDIPTIIYWNPNHWEIREEAKPYFSLLEEVGIFHSSPDSASKFLNRHWNQIDLWWNQRNVQKAKLEFLDRYCKKIENPIREFYSRLQFEVQSES; translated from the coding sequence GTGAAAAGAACTCTTATTCTCACTGCGATCGAGGAAACTTGGCCGAGTTTCGATACTCCAGTCATTTTCTTGGGAGAGTGGTGTAAGATTTATAACAGGCGCGAAGTCTGGGAAAAATACGATTCGCAAACATTTTCGTATCATTGGGATGATCGCCAAAAATTTAAGAATGATTATTTCAAATTACAGAATCTTTATGAAGACATTCTTTTACCGGAAATTACTCGAAATCTAAATCAGATTCACGGGATCGATCGGAGTTTGGAATTCTGGCGAATCGTTGTCGGTCCTTGGCTTGGGTATTTTACGCATATTGCATTTGATCGATATGAGACTGTTCGATCAACTGTAGGTCTTCGGGAAACTTTAACATTTCCTAATTTACATGATTTTGACGTTGATCAAATTACACCGAACGATTCTTCGGATTTTTTTTTGCTCCATATTATAGATCACTGGAATCAATATCTCTATGAGAAAGCATTGGAGTATCTTGTTCTTGAAATAGATAGAAAAAAAAAGTGTCTATTGTCTAGGAATCAAAATCAAAAAAGACGGAAACAAACGGTAACTGAGAAAGGTCGCGAGGTTCTAAAAGATATATTTTACGCTCTTACGTCTTTTTCCATTTCCGATACTGAAGCATATTTTATCTCCGATTATTTTCCAGGAAAGGTGTCTTTTTTGCTCCAGTTGAAATTAGGTCAAATTCCGAGACGACGAAGAAACTTGGAGCTTGAATCTTTCAAATTTCAAAAGAGCGTTAGAGACAAATGGCAAATTTCGGATTCACAACCTGGTTTCGAAGAATTTATAAAATCTTTACTTCCATTGCAAATTCCTAAAGTTTATATCGAAGGTTTTAATTTGCTTCAAGTTGAAGTTACGAAAAGAAATTGGCCGAAAAAACCTCGATTGATCTTTACAAGTAATAGTCATATCGGGAACGATTCGTTCAAACTCTTTGTGGCCGAGAAAAAGAGGGAAGGAACTCCTTTAGTTTTATCTCAACATGGGGGTTTTTTCGGGATCGGTGAACTTTCTTTTTTAGAAGATCATGAAAAAAGAATTGCTGATCGATATCTTACGTGGGGTTGGGCTGATTCGGATCAATCGAATGTGTATCCAACTGGTTGCAATAAATTAACTTCTTTTACGAAAGTCAAAACGGATAAGGATGGAGATGCTATTCTTGTTTTAAACGGAATACCGAGATATAGCTATTACATGTATAGCATACCGCAAGCCGGACAGCATTTGCTCTACATGGAAGACCAGTGGAAATTTGTTGGTGGGTTAACTCATGAAATTCGCCAAAAACTCTCAGTGAGACTTTATCCGCAGGATTATGGCTGGTGCCAGGAACTTCGATGGTTGGAACGTTTTCCTGAATTAGATTATATGAATAAAAGTATTTCTCTTGAGAAAGTTATAGATAAATATCGGATCTACATTGCAACATATAATGCGACAACTTACCTTGAATCTTTCTATCGAGATATTCCTACCATTATTTATTGGAATCCAAATCATTGGGAAATTCGAGAAGAAGCAAAGCCGTATTTTAGTTTATTGGAGGAAGTGGGTATCTTTCATTCGAGTCCTGATTCTGCCTCGAAATTCTTGAATAGACATTGGAATCAGATTGATTTGTGGTGGAATCAACGGAACGTTCAGAAGGCAAAATTGGAGTTTCTTGATCGATATTGTAAAAAAATCGAAAATCCAATTCGTGAATTCTATTCGAGATTACAATTTGAAGTTCAGAGTGAGTCTTAA
- the pgl gene encoding 6-phosphogluconolactonase → MIIVEFSDEREFLTHCLRKIKEISDKSIQVQNSFRIVLTGGDTAKLLYSQLKYLETDWSKWYFYFGDERCVSMDHPDSNALMADKSLFEFTPIRKEQIFRIPGHLGAEQAAFEYANSIRTIISFDLVLLGLGEDGHIASLFPGCDLSTDKDVLTVHDSPKLPKERVSLSLKRMNLSDNILIITKGRNKTEIIRRIKLGEKLPVTSLLPKKTLELYYFSG, encoded by the coding sequence ATGATTATAGTAGAATTTTCCGACGAACGTGAGTTTTTAACTCATTGTTTGAGAAAGATAAAAGAAATTTCTGATAAGAGCATTCAAGTTCAAAATTCTTTTCGTATAGTTCTGACTGGAGGGGACACTGCTAAACTACTTTACTCCCAATTGAAATATTTAGAGACCGATTGGTCTAAGTGGTATTTTTATTTTGGGGACGAAAGATGCGTTTCGATGGATCATCCCGATTCAAACGCTCTTATGGCCGATAAGAGTTTGTTTGAATTTACTCCAATAAGAAAAGAACAAATTTTTAGAATTCCAGGGCACCTTGGGGCAGAGCAAGCAGCCTTCGAATATGCAAACTCTATTCGAACTATAATTTCTTTTGATTTAGTTCTGCTGGGGTTGGGGGAGGACGGACATATTGCGAGTCTTTTTCCGGGATGTGATTTATCAACAGATAAAGATGTCTTAACAGTACATGATTCTCCAAAGTTACCAAAGGAAAGAGTGAGTCTTTCTTTAAAAAGAATGAATTTGTCGGATAATATTCTTATTATAACTAAAGGAAGAAATAAAACGGAAATTATAAGAAGGATAAAACTGGGCGAGAAGTTGCCAGTTACTTCCCTTTTGCCTAAGAAGACATTAGAGCTTTATTATTTTTCGGGTTAA
- a CDS encoding SIS domain-containing protein: MDLLEKAKVFSKSFQQESIEAIQALDLEAISQVAVALYEAKENGKNIFFFGNGGSHGIASHLACDFGKGTKNSGKKNQKYYKVFGLDNAAWLTAQANDGKEPFIQGNYPGTYTHGYDGVFVGQMENFINPGDIAFGISSSGNSPNVINALLFAKEKGAKTIAMVGFDGGQALKIADMALFVPSEKGKYGIVEGVHEVIHHLLYEFAVLLEK, translated from the coding sequence ATGGATCTATTAGAGAAAGCAAAAGTTTTTTCAAAGTCATTTCAACAAGAATCAATCGAGGCGATTCAGGCTTTAGACTTGGAAGCTATTTCGCAAGTTGCCGTCGCTCTTTATGAAGCAAAAGAGAACGGCAAAAACATATTCTTTTTTGGCAATGGGGGCAGTCACGGAATCGCTTCTCACTTAGCCTGCGATTTTGGAAAGGGAACCAAGAATTCCGGTAAAAAAAATCAAAAGTATTATAAAGTTTTTGGTCTGGATAATGCGGCTTGGCTTACCGCACAAGCAAACGATGGGAAAGAACCGTTTATTCAAGGAAATTATCCTGGAACATATACTCACGGATATGATGGAGTATTCGTCGGTCAGATGGAGAACTTTATAAATCCAGGCGATATAGCTTTTGGTATTTCGAGTTCCGGCAACAGCCCAAATGTAATCAATGCATTGTTATTTGCAAAAGAGAAAGGCGCTAAAACGATCGCGATGGTTGGATTTGACGGTGGCCAAGCTTTGAAAATTGCAGACATGGCGTTGTTCGTACCTTCGGAAAAAGGCAAGTATGGCATTGTGGAAGGGGTTCATGAAGTAATCCATCATCTACTTTACGAATTTGCAGTTTTATTAGAAAAATAA
- a CDS encoding HpcH/HpaI aldolase family protein: MNSVKEKLNSGGFTIGSWMQIPNTSIAEILGNAGFDWVALDLEHGAFSLHLLPDIFRAISQGGSLPFARVAESRPKDIKQALDAGAKGIIVPMIESSKQVEDFLKWSSYPPKGIRGVGYSNANLFGKRFDSYSKEINSNLVRVIQIENIKAVKEIDAILSVKGIDAMMIGPYDLSGSMGLTGQFDHPEFLKAIETLQKAAERNRVPLGTHVIQTDFQKVKDEIRNGKKFIAYSTDAIMLNTQANLNFNELNSLE; encoded by the coding sequence ATGAACTCAGTAAAAGAAAAACTTAATTCTGGGGGATTCACAATCGGATCCTGGATGCAAATTCCAAACACCTCTATAGCAGAAATTTTAGGGAATGCAGGTTTTGATTGGGTCGCTTTGGATCTAGAACATGGCGCTTTTAGTTTACATCTGCTTCCTGATATTTTTAGAGCAATTAGTCAAGGCGGAAGTCTTCCTTTTGCAAGAGTCGCTGAGAGTCGCCCCAAGGATATTAAGCAAGCATTGGATGCCGGAGCTAAAGGGATTATTGTTCCTATGATAGAGTCTTCGAAGCAAGTTGAGGATTTTCTAAAATGGAGCAGTTATCCGCCGAAAGGAATTCGAGGGGTCGGCTATTCTAACGCAAATCTATTTGGAAAACGCTTCGATTCTTATTCGAAAGAAATTAATTCTAATTTAGTCCGTGTGATTCAAATTGAAAACATAAAAGCTGTTAAGGAAATTGATGCGATACTTTCGGTAAAGGGAATTGATGCGATGATGATCGGACCCTACGATTTATCCGGATCAATGGGACTGACTGGTCAATTTGATCATCCTGAGTTTTTGAAAGCGATAGAGACACTCCAAAAGGCTGCTGAAAGGAATCGCGTCCCGTTGGGAACTCATGTGATCCAAACGGATTTCCAAAAGGTAAAGGACGAAATACGCAATGGTAAAAAATTCATTGCTTACTCGACCGATGCAATCATGTTAAATACACAGGCTAATCTTAATTTTAATGAATTAAATAGTTTAGAATAA
- the kdsB gene encoding 3-deoxy-manno-octulosonate cytidylyltransferase yields MKTIAVLPARMASSRFPNKPLVKISGLEMIEHVRRRVEMSSSIDEVIVATCDEVIKQRVESFGGKAVMTSDVHRGCIDRVAEAALYVKGDIILVVQGDEPLILPSMLDDLVKPLLDDPSIYCTNLVTQIIDEEEFQSPNAPKVVVDKNWDLLYASREPIPSRKKYPNEDYLKLKQLGVIAFRNDFLKTFAHLAPTPLEIIESVDMNRAVEHGYKVRMVLTEGVMIGVDVPDDVSRVESVFQTDLLLPKYL; encoded by the coding sequence ATGAAAACGATAGCAGTATTACCTGCAAGAATGGCTTCTTCAAGGTTTCCTAATAAACCGTTGGTAAAAATTTCCGGATTGGAGATGATTGAACATGTTCGAAGACGCGTTGAAATGTCTTCGTCCATAGACGAAGTAATTGTTGCAACTTGCGACGAGGTTATCAAACAAAGGGTGGAGTCATTTGGCGGAAAAGCGGTGATGACCTCCGACGTCCATCGAGGATGTATCGATCGGGTTGCCGAAGCTGCCCTTTATGTTAAGGGAGATATTATCCTTGTTGTTCAAGGCGACGAACCTTTGATTCTTCCTTCTATGTTGGATGATTTAGTTAAGCCGTTGTTGGATGATCCATCCATTTATTGTACTAATCTGGTTACACAAATTATTGATGAGGAAGAGTTTCAAAGTCCTAACGCCCCCAAAGTCGTAGTCGATAAGAATTGGGATTTACTATACGCATCTAGAGAGCCGATTCCTTCACGGAAAAAATATCCGAATGAAGATTACTTAAAGTTAAAACAACTAGGAGTAATTGCGTTTAGAAATGACTTTCTAAAAACTTTTGCTCATTTGGCGCCAACTCCTCTGGAGATTATTGAATCGGTGGATATGAATCGCGCCGTTGAACATGGGTATAAAGTAAGAATGGTTCTTACAGAGGGTGTGATGATCGGAGTAGATGTTCCTGATGACGTTTCCCGAGTAGAATCGGTGTTTCAAACAGATTTATTACTACCGAAATATTTATAA
- a CDS encoding Gfo/Idh/MocA family protein — MNQLKVGIAGYGVVGKRRHQFIKQNPNLIVTAICDKNLQDGTDLSENLKVYQKFQDLIQKEELDILLVCLTNDVAAEATILGLQKGLHVFCEKPPGRNVREIEKVREVEKQFPRLKLKYGFNHRYHDSIREALKIVASGKMGKVINIRGIYGKSAIVNVSDGWRANREIAGGGILLDQGIHMVDLIRLFAGEMDEVKSYVSNNYWNLDVEDNAFALMKSQSGVIVQFQSTATEWRHRFNLQINMGEGSIVLAGILSGSKSYGQETLTIYPKDLESGGNPRIETINYLEDNSWRDEINEFTDHILKSESVKTGSSLDAYQTMKLVYQIYHADPVWREKYQIEF; from the coding sequence ATGAATCAACTCAAAGTCGGAATCGCGGGTTATGGTGTAGTTGGAAAACGTAGACACCAATTTATAAAGCAAAATCCTAATTTAATTGTTACGGCAATCTGTGACAAGAATTTGCAGGACGGTACGGATCTATCGGAAAATTTGAAAGTATACCAAAAATTCCAAGATTTAATTCAGAAGGAAGAATTGGATATTTTACTCGTCTGTTTGACGAATGATGTCGCCGCTGAAGCAACTATTCTTGGATTGCAAAAAGGCCTTCATGTCTTCTGTGAAAAACCACCCGGTAGAAATGTTCGGGAAATCGAAAAAGTTCGCGAGGTTGAAAAACAATTTCCAAGACTCAAGCTGAAATACGGATTCAATCATAGATACCATGATTCAATTAGAGAGGCGCTAAAAATTGTAGCATCAGGTAAAATGGGAAAGGTTATTAACATTCGTGGAATCTATGGAAAATCTGCGATTGTAAATGTTTCCGATGGATGGCGAGCTAATAGGGAAATTGCAGGCGGCGGCATTTTATTGGATCAAGGGATTCATATGGTCGATTTAATTCGTCTGTTTGCAGGCGAAATGGACGAGGTCAAAAGTTATGTTTCCAATAATTACTGGAATTTAGACGTGGAAGATAATGCTTTTGCTTTGATGAAGTCTCAGTCGGGAGTGATCGTTCAATTTCAATCTACGGCAACTGAATGGAGACATCGATTTAATCTGCAGATCAATATGGGAGAAGGAAGTATCGTTCTTGCAGGGATTCTTTCCGGCTCGAAATCTTATGGACAAGAAACGCTTACGATCTATCCGAAAGATTTGGAATCCGGCGGAAATCCAAGAATTGAAACCATCAATTATCTGGAAGACAATTCTTGGAGAGATGAAATAAATGAATTCACTGATCATATTCTAAAAAGTGAATCTGTAAAAACAGGTTCTAGCTTAGATGCATATCAAACTATGAAACTCGTCTATCAGATTTATCATGCAGATCCAGTCTGGAGAGAAAAGTATCAAATAGAATTTTAA
- a CDS encoding inositol monophosphatase family protein — protein sequence MNLKWKTQILRIAESIAYEAGQKLRKRSHSSKLIHTSDIHDVKIGADLEAERKIIKGLCKNFDFPILSEESGEMSESIFARSDTEFKWIVDPLDGSLNYAKGIPFCGISIGLWNAENAVLGVVYDIFRDDLYSGIVESAAWKNRKKIRVSALNLKSESVLCTGIPIKDNFSKKNLSSFVSGFQHYKKVRLLGSASLSLCMVASGAAEVYQENNIQLWDVAGGIPIVLAAGGKVERRKTSAGEFTYNVLASNGLI from the coding sequence ATGAATCTAAAATGGAAGACACAAATTTTACGGATCGCCGAAAGTATCGCATACGAGGCCGGTCAAAAGTTAAGAAAGAGAAGTCATTCTTCTAAATTAATTCACACTTCTGATATTCATGATGTAAAGATTGGAGCTGATTTAGAGGCGGAACGTAAAATCATCAAAGGTCTTTGTAAAAATTTCGATTTTCCGATTCTAAGTGAAGAGTCGGGAGAAATGAGCGAATCCATTTTTGCTCGTTCGGATACCGAATTTAAATGGATCGTAGATCCTTTGGATGGAAGTTTGAATTACGCTAAAGGGATTCCGTTTTGCGGGATTTCAATAGGGCTTTGGAATGCCGAAAACGCAGTTTTAGGAGTTGTTTACGATATTTTTAGGGATGATCTTTATTCTGGAATCGTCGAATCTGCTGCTTGGAAAAATAGAAAAAAAATTAGAGTTAGTGCTCTAAATTTAAAATCTGAATCGGTTCTGTGTACTGGAATTCCGATTAAAGACAACTTTTCAAAAAAAAATCTGAGCTCCTTTGTCTCCGGATTTCAACACTATAAAAAAGTTAGGTTGTTAGGTTCAGCTTCCTTATCTCTATGTATGGTCGCATCCGGTGCTGCGGAGGTTTATCAGGAAAATAACATTCAGTTGTGGGATGTAGCAGGTGGAATTCCTATTGTCCTTGCCGCTGGCGGAAAAGTGGAAAGAAGAAAAACATCCGCGGGAGAATTTACTTATAATGTTTTAGCTTCGAACGGCTTGATTTGA
- a CDS encoding acyltransferase, whose translation MNIVNILKKYKLRDLVIYLISELYLVYVRFVSSFTFLIKSFIWNIRIGRASSVFGKVIFYKFPGSVIQIGERFTSISDSFRASASTICAPTRFKTLSPSAQIVIGNNVGTNGLSITARSKKIIIGDGVMFAPNVVIMDSSFHALWPPENRLTNPEFESDEDVIIGKNVWIGSQVIILKGVNIGANSVIGAGSVVTKSIPENCLAAGNPAKVIRILT comes from the coding sequence GTGAATATCGTTAACATACTAAAAAAATACAAGCTGCGCGACTTGGTCATTTACCTGATTTCGGAACTATATTTAGTTTACGTACGATTTGTGAGTAGTTTTACATTCCTCATTAAATCCTTTATTTGGAATATTAGAATCGGCAGAGCTTCATCGGTCTTTGGGAAAGTCATCTTTTATAAATTTCCGGGCAGTGTAATTCAAATTGGCGAAAGATTTACTTCTATCAGTGATTCATTTCGTGCTAGCGCTTCTACGATTTGTGCACCTACAAGATTTAAAACTCTTTCTCCCTCTGCTCAGATTGTTATAGGGAACAACGTCGGAACGAACGGTTTGTCCATTACTGCAAGGTCTAAAAAAATAATCATAGGAGACGGGGTTATGTTTGCTCCCAATGTTGTGATTATGGATTCTTCCTTTCACGCTCTTTGGCCTCCGGAAAATCGGCTAACCAATCCGGAATTCGAATCGGATGAGGACGTTATCATTGGCAAGAATGTCTGGATTGGAAGTCAAGTGATCATATTAAAGGGCGTAAATATTGGAGCAAATTCAGTGATCGGAGCCGGAAGTGTCGTCACAAAATCGATTCCTGAAAATTGTTTGGCAGCCGGAAATCCGGCGAAAGTGATTCGGATCTTAACATAG
- a CDS encoding class I SAM-dependent methyltransferase has protein sequence MKENEIRPKELLNRYLNLVESDSKKLDKTQFLTIPCPACGSEKHRKHIQKNDFDYVLCERCTSLFCNPRPSERILEDFYKTAESSRFWSDVFFPTVAESRREKLFKPKAERIFEYFKKEDFQPSKICDVGSGYGIFLEELRRFFGDSEIFGIEPSPEMAEISKKKGIETLNTTAEGSSEWRERFDLVISSEVIEHVFSVSKFIDSIFNLVRPKGYCLLTGLGYEGFDILTLQGESNSIFPPHHLNFMSVRGFEIAFKNAGFSKVEVFTPGELDVDIVLNSAIENEFVRVLRERGTDAISEFQSFLKKHKLSSHIWIFAKK, from the coding sequence ATGAAAGAAAACGAAATACGTCCTAAAGAACTTCTCAACCGATATTTGAATCTTGTAGAGTCGGATTCAAAAAAGCTGGATAAGACGCAATTTTTAACGATCCCTTGTCCTGCTTGCGGATCCGAAAAGCACAGAAAGCATATTCAAAAAAATGATTTTGATTACGTTTTGTGCGAACGTTGCACCAGCTTATTTTGTAATCCTAGGCCTTCCGAAAGAATTTTGGAGGATTTTTACAAAACGGCAGAATCCTCCCGGTTCTGGTCGGATGTTTTTTTCCCCACGGTCGCGGAGTCGCGACGTGAAAAATTATTTAAACCGAAAGCGGAAAGAATATTCGAATATTTTAAAAAAGAAGACTTTCAGCCTTCAAAAATTTGCGACGTTGGATCAGGCTACGGCATCTTTTTGGAAGAACTTCGTCGCTTCTTCGGAGATTCCGAGATTTTTGGAATCGAACCTTCTCCGGAGATGGCTGAGATTTCCAAAAAGAAAGGAATTGAAACGCTAAACACAACAGCGGAAGGTTCCTCGGAATGGAGAGAGCGATTTGATCTGGTTATTTCTTCGGAAGTAATTGAACATGTTTTTTCCGTTTCGAAATTTATCGATTCGATTTTCAACTTGGTTAGACCTAAAGGGTATTGTTTGTTGACCGGTCTCGGTTATGAAGGTTTTGATATCCTTACCCTTCAGGGTGAGTCGAACAGTATTTTTCCACCGCATCATCTTAATTTTATGAGCGTGCGAGGATTTGAAATCGCGTTCAAAAATGCCGGTTTTTCCAAGGTGGAAGTTTTTACTCCAGGCGAATTAGATGTGGATATCGTTTTGAATAGCGCTATCGAAAACGAATTCGTACGGGTGTTGAGAGAAAGAGGAACGGATGCGATTTCCGAATTTCAATCTTTTCTAAAAAAACATAAATTAAGTTCGCACATTTGGATCTTTGCGAAAAAGTAA
- a CDS encoding phosphoglycerate dehydrogenase has protein sequence MKLNKIFISTYPFGFYDPQPMEILNETGWEIITNPLKRKLTPLEVSEFAKDVDGIIAGTEDLAPLIHKNKNLKIISRVGIGLDSVPLNLCKERGIAVAYTPDAVTMAVVELTIGLMVSVTRKVFLAHHELKAGGWSRFTGKRLGESTIGIIGAGRVGLNVIRILSEFKPKMILINDLKDKKKEVSELLDSKKVSYRFVEKEEIYSASDVVSLHIPLSHKTKNLIGKKELNLFSKDSFLINTARGGIVNESDLYDALKSSRIGGAAIDVFEIEPYKGNLMELDNIILTQHMGSCSYDCRLLMERGSAEEIIRFFRGEALLNPVPAEEYQNQIV, from the coding sequence ATGAAATTAAATAAAATCTTTATTTCTACGTATCCCTTCGGTTTTTATGATCCGCAGCCAATGGAAATTCTTAACGAAACAGGTTGGGAGATTATTACGAATCCATTGAAGCGAAAATTGACTCCTTTAGAGGTGTCTGAATTTGCGAAAGATGTCGACGGAATTATCGCAGGCACAGAGGATTTGGCGCCACTCATTCATAAGAATAAGAATCTGAAAATTATTTCGAGAGTTGGAATCGGTTTAGATTCTGTTCCGCTGAATCTGTGTAAAGAAAGGGGAATCGCCGTTGCTTATACTCCTGATGCTGTTACTATGGCCGTCGTAGAATTGACGATCGGCCTTATGGTTTCCGTGACTAGAAAAGTATTTTTAGCTCATCACGAATTGAAAGCCGGTGGTTGGTCCCGATTTACGGGAAAAAGGTTGGGTGAATCGACGATCGGAATCATAGGAGCCGGTAGAGTCGGTTTAAATGTGATTCGGATTTTATCCGAATTTAAACCGAAGATGATTTTGATTAACGATTTGAAAGATAAAAAAAAGGAAGTATCCGAGCTCTTGGATTCCAAAAAAGTTTCGTATCGTTTTGTGGAAAAAGAGGAGATTTATTCCGCTTCTGACGTCGTTTCTTTGCATATACCTCTTTCTCATAAGACTAAAAACCTCATAGGAAAGAAGGAATTAAATCTTTTTTCCAAGGATTCTTTTTTGATCAATACAGCGAGAGGTGGTATTGTGAACGAAAGCGATTTATACGATGCTCTGAAATCCAGTCGAATCGGCGGAGCTGCGATTGACGTTTTTGAAATAGAACCATATAAAGGAAATCTAATGGAGCTTGATAACATTATCCTCACTCAACATATGGGATCTTGCTCTTATGACTGTAGGCTTTTAATGGAAAGAGGCTCCGCCGAAGAAATCATTCGTTTCTTTAGAGGAGAGGCTTTGTTAAATCCGGTGCCGGCCGAAGAGTATCAAAACCAGATTGTCTAA